One genomic segment of Bacteroides caccae includes these proteins:
- a CDS encoding HAD family hydrolase: MKKKLKAVLFDMDGVLFNSMPYHSEAWHKVMKSHGLTLSREEAYMHEGRTGAATINIVFQRELGREATQEEIESIYQEKSVLFNSYAEAERMPGAWELLQKVKGEGLTPMVVTGSGQLSLLERLEHNFPGMFHKELMVTAFDVKYGKPNPEPYLMALKKGGLKADEAVVVENAPLGVEAGHKAGIFTIAVNTGPLDGQVLLDSGADLLLPSMQALCEAWDGLDL; encoded by the coding sequence ATGAAGAAAAAACTGAAAGCCGTCCTGTTCGATATGGACGGCGTGCTTTTTAATTCCATGCCCTATCATTCCGAAGCCTGGCATAAGGTGATGAAATCACACGGGCTTACTCTTAGCCGTGAAGAAGCCTATATGCACGAAGGACGGACAGGGGCTGCCACTATTAATATCGTATTTCAGCGTGAACTGGGAAGGGAGGCCACGCAGGAAGAAATAGAAAGTATATATCAGGAGAAAAGTGTCTTATTCAACTCGTATGCAGAAGCTGAACGTATGCCCGGCGCATGGGAACTGTTGCAAAAAGTAAAAGGTGAAGGACTCACTCCAATGGTGGTAACAGGTTCCGGACAACTTTCATTACTCGAACGGTTGGAGCATAACTTTCCGGGAATGTTTCACAAAGAACTAATGGTTACGGCATTCGATGTCAAATACGGAAAGCCAAACCCGGAACCGTATCTTATGGCCCTGAAAAAAGGTGGTCTGAAAGCCGATGAAGCGGTGGTAGTGGAGAACGCACCTCTCGGGGTGGAAGCCGGACACAAAGCCGGCATTTTCACAATCGCTGTGAACACGGGACCTCTGGACGGACAGGTATTGCTGGACTCCGGAGCCGATTTATTACTACCGTCCATGCAAGCGCTCTGTGAAGCTTGGGATGGACTTGATCTATAG
- a CDS encoding MATE family efflux transporter, with protein MYLCALKLIGMTGQKTPTALGTEKIGKLLMQYAIPAIIAMTASSLYNMVDSIFIGHGVGAMAISGLALTFPLMNLAAAFGSLVGVGAATLVSVKLGQKDYDTAQRVLGNVLVLNIIIGLAFTVVTLIFLDPILYFFGGSDATVGYARDYMVVILLGNVVTHLYLGLNAVLRSAGHPQKAMVATIATVVINTILDPVFIYGFGWGIQGAAIATITAQVIALAWQFKLFSNKEELLHFHKGIFRLKKKIVVDSLAIGMAPFLMNLAACFIVILINQGLQHHGGDLAIGAFGIVNRLVFLFVMIVMGLNQGMQPIAGYNYGAKQYPRVTKVLKITIYAATIVTTTGFLMGIFIPRLAVSIFTTHEELVRISAKGLRIVVMFFPIVGFQMVTSNFFQSIGMASKAIFLSVSRQVLILIPCLLILPQFYGQLGVWISMPISDLIASLIAGTMLWWQFKQFRKVSV; from the coding sequence TTGTATCTTTGCGCCCTCAAACTAATAGGTATGACAGGACAAAAGACACCCACTGCGTTGGGAACGGAAAAGATCGGGAAGCTTTTAATGCAGTATGCCATTCCGGCAATTATCGCCATGACGGCATCTTCTCTATATAATATGGTGGACAGTATTTTCATCGGTCACGGGGTAGGGGCAATGGCTATCTCCGGATTGGCGCTGACCTTTCCGCTAATGAATCTCGCTGCCGCTTTCGGCTCGCTGGTCGGTGTGGGAGCGGCTACATTGGTCTCGGTGAAACTGGGACAGAAAGATTACGACACCGCACAACGGGTACTCGGCAATGTGCTGGTACTGAATATTATCATCGGACTTGCCTTTACGGTTGTCACACTGATATTTCTCGACCCTATTCTTTATTTCTTCGGTGGTAGTGACGCCACGGTAGGCTATGCCCGTGATTATATGGTCGTTATCTTATTGGGTAACGTCGTCACCCACCTTTATTTAGGTCTGAATGCCGTACTCCGTTCGGCGGGGCATCCGCAGAAAGCGATGGTTGCCACGATTGCCACGGTGGTGATTAATACGATACTCGACCCTGTTTTTATCTATGGCTTCGGCTGGGGAATACAAGGGGCGGCAATCGCTACCATTACCGCACAGGTCATCGCATTGGCATGGCAGTTCAAGCTATTCTCTAACAAAGAAGAACTGTTGCACTTCCATAAAGGAATTTTCCGGTTGAAGAAGAAAATCGTAGTCGATTCTTTAGCAATCGGTATGGCGCCTTTCCTTATGAATCTGGCAGCCTGTTTCATCGTTATTCTTATCAATCAAGGTTTGCAGCATCACGGTGGTGACTTGGCTATCGGAGCGTTCGGTATTGTCAACCGATTGGTATTCCTCTTTGTCATGATTGTAATGGGACTGAACCAGGGTATGCAGCCGATCGCCGGTTACAACTATGGAGCCAAGCAATATCCGCGTGTGACAAAAGTCTTGAAAATAACTATTTATGCAGCAACCATTGTTACCACTACAGGCTTCCTGATGGGAATATTTATTCCCCGGCTAGCAGTCTCGATTTTTACGACACACGAAGAACTGGTACGCATTTCTGCCAAAGGGCTGCGTATTGTTGTGATGTTCTTTCCTATTGTGGGTTTCCAAATGGTGACTTCCAACTTCTTCCAGAGTATCGGCATGGCGAGCAAGGCGATATTTTTGTCTGTCTCCCGCCAGGTTCTTATCCTGATACCTTGTCTGCTGATTCTTCCACAGTTCTACGGACAACTGGGAGTCTGGATAAGTATGCCGATTTCCGATCTTATAGCAAGCTTGATTGCCGGGACAATGCTTTGGTGGCAGTTCAAGCAATTCAGGAAAGTGTCTGTCTGA
- a CDS encoding DUF5035 domain-containing protein translates to MKKRVLLLLPLFLGACSDSGESPVITIERLYVNTGPDSEDSKGEDYTNQKDNLPALKVGDKVNAFLLLDGNGAELKTFKLQNDEAVKAELRYEKAEVSTEGNLTDEEKGQLRFKDGVTQTRVMVKATIEHVDKNGDVKLAFYLSSKAECEGAQEEIGLKTKEVEEED, encoded by the coding sequence ATGAAAAAGAGAGTATTATTGTTGCTACCTTTGTTTTTAGGTGCTTGTTCCGATAGTGGGGAGAGTCCTGTTATCACGATAGAAAGACTGTATGTAAATACTGGTCCGGACAGTGAGGATTCTAAAGGGGAAGACTATACTAATCAGAAAGATAATCTGCCGGCTTTAAAGGTAGGGGATAAGGTGAATGCTTTTTTGCTCTTGGATGGGAATGGAGCTGAACTTAAAACCTTTAAACTTCAGAATGACGAAGCGGTGAAAGCCGAACTTCGTTATGAAAAAGCCGAAGTCTCTACCGAAGGAAACCTGACGGATGAGGAAAAAGGTCAGTTACGTTTTAAGGACGGTGTGACGCAAACCAGGGTCATGGTGAAAGCTACTATTGAACATGTAGATAAGAACGGTGATGTGAAGTTGGCTTTCTATCTTTCCTCCAAGGCTGAATGTGAAGGCGCACAAGAGGAAATCGGCTTGAAAACCAAAGAGGTAGAGGAGGAAGATTAA
- a CDS encoding bifunctional fucokinase/fucose-1-phosphate guanylyltransferase: MQKLLSLPPNLIHCFHELEEVNHNEWFCTSDPIGSKLGSGGGTTWLLQACHQAFAPQESFNDWIGREKRILLHAGGQSRRLPSYGPSGKILTPIPIFSWERGQRLGQNLLSLQLPLYERIMQQAPAGMNTLIASGDVYIRSEKPLQDIPNVDVVCYGLWVNPSLATHHGVFVSDRESPEVLDFMLQKPSLEELEGLSKTHLFLMDIGIWILSDRAVEVLMKRSLKEGTNDINYYDLYSDYGLALGEHPKTEDEEVNQLSVAILPLPGGEFYHFGTSHELISSTLAIQDKVRDQRKIMHRKVKPNPAIFIQNSSTQVSLCADNANLWIENSHVGEGWHLGSRQIITGVPENQWNINLPDGICIDVVPFGDNAFVARPYGLDDVFKGALKNETTTYLNIPFSQWMQERALTWEDINGRTDDLQSASIFPVTASVEDLGILIRWMISEPQLEEGKQLWLKAEKVSADEISARANLKRLYEQRSAYRRSNWKGLADNYEKSVFYQLDLQDAAKEFVRFDLATPDILKEDAAPMVRIHNRMLRGRIMKLHGDSNYKEEEQSAFQLLRDGLLGAMPSRKNQPRLDVYSDQIVWGRSPVRIDLAGGWTDTPPYSLYSGGSVVNLAIELNGQPPLQVYVKPCKEYHIVLRSIDMGAVEIIENYEELQDYKKVGSPFSIPKAALTLAGFAPEFSAENYASLEEHLKAFGAGLEITLLAAIPAGSGLGTSSILASTVLGAINDFCGLAWDRNDICSYTLALEQLLTTGGGWQDQYGGVFPGVKLLQSEAGFEQNPLVRWLPDQLFTHPDYRDCHLLYYTGITRTAKGILAEIVSSMFLNSGPHLSLLAEMKVHATDMSEAILRGNFENFASLINKTWAQNQALDSGTNPPAVAAIIETIKDYTLGYKLPGAGGGGYLYMVAKDPQAAGQIRRILTEHAPNPRARFVDMTLSDKGLQVSRS; encoded by the coding sequence ATGCAAAAGTTATTATCTTTACCCCCAAACCTGATCCACTGTTTTCACGAACTGGAAGAAGTTAATCATAACGAATGGTTTTGTACATCCGATCCCATAGGCAGCAAGCTTGGCTCCGGAGGCGGAACAACCTGGCTCTTGCAAGCCTGCCACCAGGCATTTGCCCCACAAGAGTCTTTCAATGATTGGATAGGACGCGAAAAAAGGATATTACTTCATGCAGGAGGACAAAGCCGCCGCTTACCCAGTTACGGACCTTCCGGTAAGATACTGACCCCTATCCCGATCTTCAGTTGGGAAAGAGGACAAAGACTGGGACAGAACCTGCTGTCTTTGCAACTCCCGTTATACGAAAGAATCATGCAGCAAGCGCCGGCCGGCATGAATACATTGATAGCCAGTGGAGATGTATATATCCGTTCGGAAAAACCTTTGCAGGACATTCCCAATGTGGACGTCGTATGCTACGGCTTATGGGTAAATCCTTCTCTGGCCACTCATCACGGAGTTTTTGTCTCCGACCGGGAAAGCCCTGAAGTACTCGACTTCATGTTACAGAAGCCCTCTCTGGAAGAATTGGAAGGTTTATCCAAGACTCACCTTTTCCTAATGGACATCGGCATCTGGATTTTAAGTGACCGTGCCGTAGAGGTCTTAATGAAGCGCTCGCTCAAGGAAGGAACGAATGACATCAATTACTATGACTTATATTCCGACTATGGGCTGGCTTTGGGAGAACATCCCAAGACGGAAGATGAAGAAGTCAACCAACTATCCGTAGCCATATTACCGTTACCCGGCGGCGAATTTTACCATTTCGGTACAAGTCATGAACTGATTTCTTCTACGCTAGCCATACAGGACAAGGTACGTGACCAAAGAAAGATCATGCACCGGAAAGTAAAACCGAATCCGGCAATCTTTATCCAGAACTCCAGTACACAAGTCTCCCTCTGTGCAGATAACGCTAACCTATGGATTGAAAACAGCCATGTAGGGGAAGGCTGGCATCTCGGATCACGCCAGATAATCACAGGTGTTCCCGAAAACCAATGGAATATAAATCTGCCGGACGGTATCTGTATTGACGTGGTTCCTTTTGGCGACAACGCATTCGTTGCACGTCCTTACGGATTGGATGATGTATTCAAAGGAGCATTGAAAAATGAAACGACCACATATCTCAATATCCCTTTTTCACAGTGGATGCAGGAAAGAGCCCTTACTTGGGAAGACATAAATGGACGCACGGACGATTTACAGTCTGCTTCCATTTTCCCGGTAACAGCTTCCGTAGAAGATTTGGGTATATTGATACGTTGGATGATCTCCGAACCCCAACTGGAAGAAGGAAAACAACTTTGGCTAAAAGCAGAAAAAGTCTCTGCCGACGAAATATCCGCACGCGCGAATCTGAAACGACTGTATGAGCAGCGTAGCGCTTATCGCCGGAGCAACTGGAAAGGGCTGGCCGACAATTACGAAAAGAGCGTATTCTATCAACTCGATTTGCAGGATGCTGCCAAAGAATTTGTCCGCTTTGATTTAGCCACGCCTGACATATTAAAAGAAGACGCCGCGCCAATGGTCAGAATCCACAACCGGATGCTACGGGGACGTATCATGAAGCTACACGGCGACAGCAACTATAAAGAAGAAGAACAATCGGCATTCCAACTTCTTCGCGACGGATTATTGGGAGCTATGCCCAGCCGGAAGAACCAGCCCCGTCTCGATGTATATTCAGACCAGATTGTATGGGGACGTAGCCCCGTCCGCATCGACCTGGCAGGAGGGTGGACAGATACCCCTCCCTACTCTCTCTATTCGGGAGGAAGTGTTGTCAACCTGGCTATCGAATTGAACGGACAGCCACCCTTGCAAGTATATGTGAAACCATGCAAAGAGTATCACATCGTACTTCGCTCCATTGATATGGGTGCTGTGGAAATCATAGAAAACTATGAGGAACTGCAAGACTACAAGAAAGTCGGTTCTCCTTTCTCTATTCCCAAAGCGGCCCTTACTTTAGCCGGATTTGCACCGGAATTTTCCGCCGAGAACTACGCTTCGCTGGAAGAACATCTGAAAGCCTTCGGTGCAGGACTCGAAATTACCTTATTAGCGGCAATTCCTGCGGGTTCGGGGTTAGGAACCAGTTCCATTCTGGCTTCCACCGTTCTCGGAGCTATCAATGATTTCTGCGGACTGGCATGGGATAGAAACGATATTTGCAGTTATACATTGGCATTAGAGCAGTTGCTGACCACCGGCGGTGGTTGGCAGGATCAATATGGCGGTGTTTTTCCCGGTGTCAAGTTGCTTCAGTCCGAAGCCGGTTTCGAACAGAATCCTTTAGTACGCTGGCTGCCCGACCAACTATTCACCCATCCCGACTATCGCGACTGCCATTTGCTTTACTACACAGGCATCACCCGTACAGCGAAAGGAATATTAGCCGAAATCGTCAGCTCCATGTTCCTCAATTCCGGTCCGCACCTCAGCTTATTAGCCGAGATGAAAGTACACGCAACGGACATGAGCGAGGCTATTCTACGTGGTAATTTCGAGAACTTCGCCAGTCTGATTAATAAAACCTGGGCACAAAACCAGGCGCTGGACAGCGGTACAAACCCTCCGGCGGTAGCAGCCATTATCGAGACAATCAAAGACTATACATTAGGATATAAATTGCCCGGTGCAGGAGGCGGCGGTTATTTGTATATGGTAGCTAAAGACCCGCAAGCCGCAGGACAGATACGACGGATACTGACAGAGCATGCTCCTAATCCACGAGCACGTTTTGTTGATATGACTCTTTCCGACAAAGGGCTGCAAGTTTCACGAAGCTAA
- a CDS encoding glucose-6-phosphate isomerase: MISLNIEKTFGFISKEKVSAYEAEVKAAQEMLEKGTGKGNDFLGWLHLPSSISKEHLADLNATAKVLRDNCEVVIIAGIGGSYLGARAVIEALSNSFTWLQEKKTAPIMIYAGHNISEDYLFELTEYLKDKKFGVINISKSGTTTETALAFRLLKKQCEDQRGKETAKQVIVAVTDAKKGAARVTADKEGYKTFIIPDNVGGRFSVLTPVGLLPIAVAGFDIEQLVAGAADMEKACGADVPFAENPAAIYAATRNELYRNGKKIEILVNFCPKLHYVSEWWKQLYGESEGKDNKGIFPASVDFSTDLHSMGQWIQEGERSIFETVISLDKVDHKLEVPSDEANLDGLNFLAGKRVDEVNKMAELGTQLAHVDGGVPNMRIVLPSLSEYNIGSLLYFFEKACGISGYLLGVNPFNQPGVEAYKKNMFALLNKPGYEEESKAIQSRL, from the coding sequence ATGATTAGCTTGAACATTGAAAAGACTTTTGGATTTATCTCCAAAGAAAAGGTTTCTGCCTACGAAGCAGAGGTAAAAGCCGCACAGGAAATGCTGGAAAAAGGAACTGGAAAAGGGAACGACTTTTTAGGCTGGCTGCACTTGCCTTCTTCTATCAGCAAAGAACACTTGGCTGACTTGAACGCTACCGCAAAGGTCTTGAGAGACAACTGTGAAGTAGTGATCATTGCAGGTATCGGCGGTAGCTATCTGGGCGCACGTGCCGTAATCGAGGCGTTATCTAATAGCTTCACTTGGTTGCAAGAAAAAAAGACAGCTCCGATCATGATTTATGCCGGACACAATATCAGCGAAGATTATCTATTCGAACTGACTGAGTATCTGAAAGACAAGAAATTCGGTGTTATCAATATCTCCAAATCGGGAACTACTACCGAAACTGCGCTTGCCTTCCGCCTGTTGAAGAAACAATGCGAAGACCAACGCGGCAAAGAAACTGCAAAACAGGTAATCGTAGCTGTAACAGACGCCAAGAAAGGTGCAGCACGTGTTACTGCCGACAAGGAAGGTTACAAAACATTCATCATCCCCGATAATGTAGGCGGACGTTTTTCTGTACTGACTCCGGTCGGTTTGCTGCCGATTGCTGTTGCCGGATTCGACATTGAGCAACTGGTTGCCGGCGCTGCCGACATGGAAAAAGCATGTGGCGCAGACGTTCCGTTTGCAGAAAACCCTGCTGCTATCTATGCTGCTACCCGTAATGAACTGTACAGAAATGGAAAGAAGATCGAAATCCTCGTCAACTTCTGTCCGAAACTGCATTATGTAAGCGAATGGTGGAAACAGCTTTACGGAGAATCAGAAGGTAAGGACAACAAAGGTATTTTCCCCGCATCAGTAGACTTCTCTACCGACCTTCACTCTATGGGACAATGGATTCAGGAAGGTGAACGTTCTATCTTCGAAACTGTCATCTCACTGGATAAGGTAGACCATAAACTGGAAGTTCCTTCTGACGAAGCCAACCTGGATGGTCTGAATTTCCTAGCCGGCAAACGTGTGGATGAAGTGAACAAAATGGCGGAACTGGGAACTCAATTGGCTCACGTAGACGGTGGCGTACCTAATATGCGTATTGTTCTTCCTTCATTGAGCGAATACAATATCGGTAGCCTGCTTTATTTCTTCGAAAAGGCTTGCGGTATCAGCGGTTATCTGCTGGGCGTGAATCCTTTCAACCAGCCGGGTGTAGAAGCATACAAGAAGAACATGTTTGCGTTGCTGAACAAACCGGGTTACGAGGAAGAATCCAAAGCGATCCAATCAAGATTGTAA
- a CDS encoding NAD(P)H-dependent glycerol-3-phosphate dehydrogenase: MKLPGKIAIMGGGSWATAIAKMCLAQEDSINWYMRRDDRIADFKRLGHNPAYLTGVKFDTKRISFSSNINDVVKESDTLIFVTPSPYLKAHLKKLKTKIKDKFIITAIKGIVPDDNVIVSEYFTKEYGVPPENIAVLAGPCHAEEVALERLSYLTIACPDKDKARIFARRLGSSFIKTSVSDDVSGIEYSSVLKNVYAIAAGICSGLKYGDNFQAVLISNAIQEMNRFLNTVHPLNRNVDESVYLGDLLVTGYSNFSRNRTFGTMIGKGYSVKSAQIEMEMIAEGYYGTKCIKEINKHHHVNMPILDAVYNILYERISPMIEIKLLTDSFR; this comes from the coding sequence ATGAAATTACCCGGTAAGATAGCGATAATGGGCGGTGGAAGTTGGGCCACAGCTATTGCGAAGATGTGTCTGGCTCAAGAAGACTCTATCAATTGGTATATGCGACGCGATGACCGCATCGCTGATTTCAAGAGATTGGGGCACAATCCGGCTTATCTGACAGGAGTGAAATTCGATACCAAGCGTATCTCTTTCAGTTCCAACATCAACGATGTTGTGAAAGAATCGGATACGCTGATTTTCGTCACTCCTTCCCCTTATCTGAAAGCTCACCTGAAAAAGCTGAAAACCAAGATAAAGGATAAGTTCATCATCACCGCTATCAAAGGAATCGTACCCGACGACAACGTTATCGTATCAGAATACTTTACCAAGGAATACGGTGTTCCTCCCGAAAATATCGCTGTACTGGCAGGTCCCTGCCACGCAGAAGAAGTAGCTTTGGAACGCCTTTCTTATCTGACCATCGCCTGCCCGGACAAAGACAAAGCACGTATCTTCGCGCGCCGACTGGGAAGCAGCTTTATCAAAACATCTGTTAGTGACGACGTATCAGGTATCGAGTACAGTTCGGTACTCAAAAACGTATATGCTATCGCCGCCGGTATTTGCAGCGGACTGAAATACGGCGACAACTTTCAGGCCGTACTGATTTCCAACGCTATCCAGGAGATGAACCGTTTCCTGAATACGGTACATCCGTTGAACAGAAACGTAGATGAATCTGTTTATCTGGGTGACTTGCTGGTGACCGGCTATTCGAATTTCAGCCGTAACCGGACATTCGGCACAATGATCGGTAAGGGATATTCCGTAAAGAGCGCACAGATTGAAATGGAAATGATCGCTGAAGGTTACTACGGTACGAAGTGTATCAAGGAAATCAACAAGCATCATCATGTCAATATGCCGATACTGGACGCTGTGTACAACATTCTATACGAACGTATCTCGCCTATGATCGAGATTAAATTACTAACTGATTCTTTTAGATAA
- the lysS gene encoding lysine--tRNA ligase has product MNILELSEQEIIRRNSLNELRAMGIDPYPAAEYVTNAFSTDIKAEFKDEDEPRQVSVAGRIMSRRVMGKASFIELQDSKGRIQVYITRDDICPGEDKELYNAVFKRLLDLGDFIGIEGFVFRTQMGEISIHAKKLTVLAKSIKPLPIVKYKDGVAYDSFEDPELRYRQRYVDLVVNDGVKETFLKRATVVKTLRNALDEAGYTEVETPILQSIAGGASARPFITHHNSLDIDLYLRIATELYLKRLIVGGFEGVYEIGKNFRNEGMDKTHNPEFTCMELYVQYKDYNWMMNFTEKLLERICIAVNGCTESVVDGKTISFKAPYRRLPILDAIKEKTGYDLNGKSEEEIRQVCKELKMEEIDDTMGKGKLIDEIFGEFCEGTYIQPTFITDYPVEMSPLTKMHRSKPGLTERFELMVNGKELANAYSELNDPIDQEERFKEQMRLADKGDDEAMIIDQDFLRSLQYGMPPTSGIGIGIDRLVMLMTGQTTIQEVLFFPQMRPEKVVKKDAAAKYMELGIAEDWVPVIQKAGYNTVEDMKDVNAQKLHQDICGINKKYKLELANPSVNDVTDWIQKIK; this is encoded by the coding sequence ATGAATATACTAGAACTAAGTGAACAGGAAATCATTCGACGCAACAGCCTGAATGAGCTTCGTGCAATGGGTATCGACCCATACCCTGCAGCAGAGTATGTAACCAATGCTTTCTCTACAGATATTAAAGCTGAATTCAAGGACGAGGACGAGCCGCGCCAGGTTTCTGTAGCCGGACGTATCATGAGCCGCCGCGTAATGGGTAAAGCTTCTTTTATCGAATTACAGGACTCTAAAGGTCGCATCCAGGTGTACATCACCCGTGACGACATCTGTCCGGGAGAAGACAAGGAACTGTACAACGCTGTATTCAAACGCCTGCTCGACTTAGGTGACTTTATCGGTATCGAGGGCTTTGTATTCCGCACCCAAATGGGCGAAATCAGTATTCACGCAAAGAAGCTGACCGTACTTGCAAAATCCATCAAACCGCTTCCTATCGTAAAATACAAGGACGGCGTAGCTTACGACTCTTTTGAAGATCCCGAACTCCGTTATCGCCAACGTTATGTAGACCTGGTGGTAAACGACGGTGTGAAAGAGACATTCCTGAAGCGTGCCACCGTAGTGAAAACACTGCGTAACGCTCTCGATGAAGCCGGATACACTGAAGTGGAAACGCCTATCTTGCAATCTATTGCCGGTGGAGCAAGCGCCCGCCCGTTCATCACGCACCATAACTCACTGGATATAGACCTTTACCTGCGCATCGCAACGGAACTTTATCTGAAGCGACTGATTGTAGGTGGTTTTGAAGGTGTATATGAAATCGGCAAGAACTTCCGTAACGAGGGTATGGACAAGACCCACAATCCGGAATTTACCTGTATGGAACTCTATGTTCAGTACAAGGATTACAACTGGATGATGAACTTCACCGAGAAATTGCTGGAACGTATCTGTATCGCTGTAAACGGCTGTACGGAAAGCGTTGTCGACGGAAAGACTATCAGCTTCAAAGCTCCTTACCGCCGTCTGCCTATCCTCGACGCTATCAAGGAAAAGACCGGTTACGACCTGAACGGCAAGAGCGAAGAAGAAATCCGCCAAGTCTGCAAGGAACTGAAAATGGAGGAAATCGACGACACAATGGGTAAGGGCAAGTTGATTGACGAAATCTTCGGCGAATTCTGCGAAGGTACTTATATCCAGCCGACTTTCATCACCGATTATCCGGTTGAAATGTCTCCGCTGACCAAGATGCACCGTTCCAAACCGGGACTGACCGAACGTTTCGAATTAATGGTAAACGGCAAGGAACTTGCCAACGCCTACTCGGAATTGAACGACCCGATCGACCAGGAAGAACGCTTCAAAGAACAGATGCGTCTGGCTGACAAGGGTGACGATGAAGCAATGATTATCGACCAGGACTTCCTGCGTTCTTTACAATATGGTATGCCTCCTACATCGGGTATCGGCATCGGTATCGACCGTCTGGTTATGTTAATGACCGGTCAGACTACCATTCAGGAAGTGTTATTCTTCCCGCAAATGCGCCCGGAAAAGGTGGTGAAGAAAGACGCAGCCGCCAAATATATGGAACTGGGTATCGCAGAAGACTGGGTGCCTGTTATTCAGAAAGCCGGCTACAACACCGTAGAAGACATGAAAGATGTCAATGCGCAGAAGCTACACCAGGACATCTGCGGCATCAATAAGAAATACAAATTAGAACTGGCCAACCCGTCGGTAAACGACGTAACTGATTGGATACAGAAAATTAAATAA